A genomic segment from Nicotiana sylvestris chromosome 1, ASM39365v2, whole genome shotgun sequence encodes:
- the LOC138891154 gene encoding uncharacterized protein, with protein sequence MASSSNRAVESVDESQAQHNVMPHLQGENEEPLPDLNHPRVSGNEVGSNPRAMSHNTPFMTPPFQQMAEFFRHLAGTRSEPSEMNFEKMRKMGGVEFEGTTDPTVAEQWLERMERVFEQLECTNASKFKYAISLLQKDAYDWWVSVPNAKAKPLVLTWDDFVKLFRAKYVPPVYCDAKKKEFLNLRQGSMSIAEYQQNFLRLSRYAKGIIDGERDKCKRFEEGLNGYIRKSMAILQLDDFSKLISAALTWERIDKEEASRRENRFRKGNSDYGGPSKKGKFDYSKTESTHKSLHHKQNKSNFSTASTPSYGQGKTHTPTCAQCGKNHYGACRRASGACFNCGSMDHKVKDCPNPNPFSYSHTEGSVQKPVTTHSQANSSARPRNMQAAGSSGANQASESRATARVYAMRQKNDQDGPDVVASKFHLFGIFVVTLFDPGSSHSYVCSSLAFPDTVKSGRLDFDVLVTSPLGHQAVVNRIYRDCPFMIQNLVFPADLLEMPFQDYDVIVGMDWLHRHHTVVDCRLKQVTFRTPAHLHIVVQGERSLTSNIISAVLARKMICQGCDAYLAHIVDTRLGSPSLKDIPTVCDFSDVFPDDLPGLPPEREIEFPIDFVPGTTPISIAPYRMAPAELKELKAQLQELLEKGFIRPSISPWGAPVLFVKKKDGTLRLCIDYRQLNKVTIKNKYPLPRIDDLFDQLKGASLFSKIDLRSRYYQLRVREQDVPKTAFMTGYGHYEFLVMPFGLTNAPAAFMDLMNRIFKTYLDQFVVVFINDILVYSKNREDHDKHIRIVMQILKERQLYAKLSKCEFWLNEVAFLGHIVSSEGVKVDPSKIQAIVDWKLPKTPTEIRSFLGLAGYYRRFVKGFSIIASPLTKLLGKDTKFVWDDKC encoded by the coding sequence ATGGCCTCTTCTTCGAATAGAGCTGTTGAATCCGTTGATGAAAGTCAGGCTCAGCATAATGTCATGCCTCACCTTCAGGGAGAAAATGAGGAACCCTTGCCTGACCTAAATCATCCTCGTGTTAGTGGAAATGAAGTGGGCAGTAATCCAAGAGCAATGAGTCATAATACTCCATTTATGACTCCTCCATTCCAGCAAATGGCTGAGTTCTTTCGTCACTTGGCTGGGACAAGGTCAGAACCTAGTGAAATGAAttttgagaagatgagaaaaatgGGCGGAGTTGAATTTGAAGGCACTACAGATCCCACGGTAGCTGAACAATGGCTCGAGCGCATGGAGAGGGTCTTTGAACAACTGGAGTGTACTAATGCTTCCAAATTTAAGTATGCTATCTCTCTTTTACAAAAAGACGCCTATGATTGGTGGGTAAGTGTGCCAAATGCAAAAGCAAAACCTCTGGTGCTGACTTGGGATGACTTTGTGAAATTATTTCGTGCAAAATATGTTCcccctgtctattgtgatgctaaaAAGAAAGAGTTTTTGAATTTAAGACAAGGAAGTATGTCTATTGCAGAATATCAACAAAACTTTCTCAGGCTTTCTCGCTATGCTAAAGGTATTATTGATGGTGAAAGAGACAAGTGCAAAAGATTTGAAGAAGGTTTGAATGGTTACATTCGAAAATCAATGGCAATCTTACAACTTGATGATTTTTCCAAGCTGATTTCAGCTGCTCTTACTTGGGAAAGAATTGACAAGGAAGAAGCTAGTAGGAGAGAAAACAGGTTTAGGAAGGGTAATTCAGATTATGGCGGTCCATCCAAAAAGGGAAAGTTTGATTATTCCAAGACTGAGAGTACACATAAATCATTACACCATAAGCAGAATAAGTCGAATTTTTCTACTGCCAGTACTCCAAGTTATGGCCAAGGCAAAACTCATACCCCTACTTGTGCACAGTGCGGGAAGAATCATTATGGTGCCTGTAGACGAGCTTCCGGTGCTTGCTTTAATTGTGGAAGTATGGATCATAAAGTGAAGGATTGTCCTAATCCTAATCCTTTTTCGTATTCACATACAGAGGGATCAGTTCAAAAGCCTGTCACTACTCATTCTCAAGCTAATAGCAGTGCTAGACCTCGAAATATGCAAGCAGCGGGTTCGAGTGGAGCTAATCAGGCTAGTGAGTCAAGAGCTACTGCACGAGTTTATGCTATGAGACAGAAGAATGACCAGGATGGCCCAGACGTGGTTGCTAGTAAATTTCACTTATTTGGCATATTTGTTGTTACACTATTTGATCCTGGATCTTCGCACTCTTATGTTTGCTCATCACTTGCATTTCCTGATACTGTTAAATCTGGGAGACTTGACTTTGATGTGCTGGTCACGAGTCCATTAGGTCATCAGGCTGTTGTTAACAGGATTTACCGAGATTGTCCATTCATGATTCAAAATCTGGTCTTCCCTGCCGACTTGCTTGAAATGCCTTTCCAAGACTATGATGTTATTGTTGGCATGGATTGGCTCCATAGGCACCACACAGTGGTTGATTGTAGGTTGAAGCAAGTGACATTTAGAACTCCTGCACATTTACACATAGTAGTTCAAGGAGAAAGATCATTGACATCTAATATTATTTCAGCGGTCTTGGCAAGGAAAATGATTTGTCAAGGTTGTGATGCCTATCTTGCTCATATAGTCGATACACGATTGGGGAGTCCAAGTCTTAAGGACATACCAACTGTGTGCGACttttctgatgtatttcctgatgaTCTTCCTGGGTTGCCTCCAGAAAGGGAGATTGAATTTCCTATAGATTTTGTCCCGGGAACTACCCCTATTTCTATCGCTCCTTATAGAATGGCTCCAGCTgaattaaaagagttgaaggctcAATTGCAAGAActtcttgagaaaggtttcatccgTCCCAGTATTTCACCTTGGGGAGCtcctgttttatttgtgaaaaagaaagatggcacTCTTAGGCTttgcattgattaccgacagctgaacaaggtaacaatcaagaacaaatacCCACTGCCTAGAATCGATGACTTGTTTGACCAACTGAAAGGTGCCAGcttattctcaaaaattgacttgagGTCTAGATATTATCAGTTGCGTGTGAGGGAGCAAGATGTTCCTAAAACTGCTTTTATGACCGGGTATGGCCATTATGAATTtttggtaatgccatttggtttaacaAATGCTCCTGCCGCATTTATGGATCTAATGAACCGTATATTCAAGACTTATCTCGATCAATTTGTGGTAGTGTTTATTAATGACATTTTAGTCTATTCCAAGAATAGAGAAGATCATGATAAGCATATCCGAATTGTCATGCAAATTCTGAAAGAGAGACAACTCTACGCTAAGctttccaaatgtgaattttggctgaatgAAGTGGCATTTTTGGGGCACATTGTATCATCTGAAGGTGTGAAGGTTGATCCTAGTAAGATTCAAGCTATTGTTGATTGGAAACTCCCTAAAACTCCAACTGAGATAAgaagtttcttgggtttagcAGGATACTACAGAAGGTTTGTGAAGGGCTTCTCTATTATAGCTTCTCCTTTAACCAAACTTTTGGGGAAAGATACTAAGTTTGTATGGGATGACAAGTGTTAA